TCTTAGTTTTTATCATCCTTTTTTAGAAGAGCAAGTTGAATTTAGAAGTGAATTACCAAAGGATATGATCGATTATATTGAGAAAGAAAGAAAAGAGGGATAAGTATGGCTGAAAACCTGGTGAAATCTCATAAAGAAGAGCAGATCATCCAGCTCCTAAATAGTCAAAGAGCACGACAATTTAGGGAAGCATATTTAGATCTCCACGTCTACGAACAAGCCCAGATCTTTACTGAATTAAATAAACAACAACGTGCGAGGCTTTATCGCTATTTAACGGCTAATGAAGTTGGGGATATGTTTGATGCGATCGAAGATGAACCAGAAGAAGTTGTTAAATATTTTGAAGAAATGACGCCACAATATGCCGCCAATGTGATCGACGAAATGTATACTGATAATGCGGTCGATATTTTAGCGCACGTCCCGAAAAAAGATCTGGCCAGCTATTTGCGGTTGATCCCGCAAGAAAAAGCGGCTGAGATCCGTGAAATGTTACACTACGAAGATAAAACAGCTGGGGCGATCATGTCGACAGAATATGTCGAGATCTTAGGCAACCAGACTGTTCGTTCGGCAATGCATGTTGTCAAACGTGAAGCAAGTGATGCCGAAACGATCTACTATGTTTATGTCGTTTCGGCTGAAAATAAGTTACTCGGAGTCTTGACTTTACGGGATCTTTTGATAAATGCTGATGATGTCATGATCACTGATATTATGACGACACCAGTTATGTCAGTTAAAGTTTCAGATGATCAAGCCGAAGTTGCACAGACGATCCGTGATTATAATTTCTTAGCGATCCCTGTGACGGATTATGAAGGTAAATTGATCGGGATCATCAACGTTGACGACATCATTGATGTTATCGATGAAGAATCGGCTGAAGATTACTCTGGATTGGCTGCTGTTGATACTGAAGAGGATTCAGATAATCCTTTAAAAGCGGCTGCGAATCGCTTGCCGTGGCTGATCGTCTTATTATTGTTAGGGATGTCGACAACGACTTTGATCTCGCATTATGAAGGCATGATCAGTCAAGCTAGTATTTTAGCGATCTTTGTAACTTCGATCACGGGGACAGCTGGGAACGCTGGTACGCAAAGTTTGGCGGTCGCAGTACGACGTTTGGCGAGTCGAGATGAAAATCAACCTTCTGTTTATCGGCAATTTTTGATCGAACTACTGACAGGATTAGTGACAGGACTAGTGACTGGACTAGCGATTTTTCTGATCGTTGGTTTTTGGAAGCAAAACTTTTTACTAGGTTTTGTGATCGGGATGGCCATGATGTGTGCGATCACAGTTGCTAATTTAGCAGGGAGTTTTATTCCTAATTTGATGGATAAGATCGGGGTCGATCCTGCGGTTGCCTCGGGACCGTTTATTTCGACTTTAAGTGACTTGACTTCAGTCTTGATCTATTTTAATATCGCAAAACTCTTTATGCGCTTCTTTATGGGACAATAACTTATAAAATGGGGGAAATATGATCTTTTTTATTTTATTTTTTTTAATGGCGACTGGTTGGTTTATTTTTACGATGGTTCATGAAAGACGCTCTCTTTTAGCAGGTGCCTCTTTTACAGCTTGTTTATTCAGCAGTGCACTTCTTGCAGTCGCGATCGCTTTTCAATATAGTCAGTTTATTTCAGAACAGCGCTGGCTTGTATTTTTGCTGGCGGTTTTGATCGTTATCGTCGTTTTTTGTGGCATGATCTGGCCCTTTGCTTTGATCGTTGTCTTTTTCTATAACGGGATCAAAATGGTCTTAAAAGAGGGGACGAATTTAAGAAATTTGCTATCACTAGGCTTTGGTGTTTTGATCATTGCTTACTTGTTCATTTGGCCGTTTGTCGGGCATTTGAGTGATAAAACGATCTGGCGTTACACCTATGCCTATCTTGGAACATTAGCGCTATATTTGATCGCGATCATGCTGATGTATACGGTGACTTTAGTTTTGAACTTGATCAATTTGCGTCCGAAAAAGCTTGATTATATCGTTGTTTTAGGGGCGGGATTAAATGGGAAGAAAGTTAGTCCGCTACTTGGAGCTCGGATCGATAGAGCGCTTGAGATCTATCATCGCTATCCAGGTATAAAATTGATCATGTCTGGTGGTCAAGGGGCTGATGAAGTTATCTCTGAAGCAGAGGCGATGGCGAATTATGCTTATGAAAAAGGGATCAAAAAAGAAGATGTTATTTTAGAGGATCGCTCGACTACAACGTATGAAAATATTGCTTTTTCACGGCGTCTGATGAAACCAAATAGTAGCTTTGCGATCGCAACAAATTCATTCCATGTTTATCGCGCTTTAGTGATCGCTAAGCGTCAAGGTCTAAAATGTATCGGCTTTGGTGCTAAAACAAAGTGGTATTTCACGTTAAATGCCTTTATCCGTGAATTTATCGCTTATTTAAAGATCACGTATAAATTACAATTAACAGTCGTTGTTTCGTTGGGTGTTATCTATATGCTCTTAGCAGCGTTGAAAATTTAAACTAAAACCCCCTAAGTTAGATCCTTTTGTCCAACTTAGGGGGTTCACTTCATGGCTTTAATGAAGTCAAGTGGTTTTTTAGTTTAAAGTAATTTTGTCCCATGAACGGCAGAAACACCAAGTTCAGTTGCGATCTGTTCAGCATTTTTGCTTGTGAGACCGCCACCAGGTAAGATCGTGATCCGTCCGTCAGCATAGGCGATGAGCTCTTTTAAGTGTGAAAGATTTGCTTCGATCGGGGTCGAAAGGGGGCCGCCGTGAGTAAGGATCCGACTAAAACCTTGTTCGATCGCCCAATCGATCGCTTCTTTTTGGTGTTTGAAGTCAAGTTCATCAAATGCCATATTGAAAACAAGCTCCATACCGCCAGCAGCCGCGATCAAATTCTCTAACGCATCGTAGTCGAGCTCATTATCTGCTGTTAAAGCGCCGATACAGACAGCATCGGCTCCAAGTGCTTGAGCTTCTAAAATATCGGCTTCTATGATCTTTAATTCGATGTCATTATAGACAAAATCGCCTCCGCGAGCTCGGATCAAAAAAACTAGTGGGATCTTTTTTTCGTGTGTATATTTGATCGCTTTTGCCATCACACCTTTGCTGACAGTCGTTCCCCCTACGGCTAAATTATCACAGATCTCGATCCGATCAGCGCCGTTTAAAACAGCTTTAGGTAGATCAGTATAGTTTTCTAAACAAATTTCTTTATAAAGCAAATTTAAATTCCTTTCTATGCAACAAAGTAGACACAGACTCCTTCAGGTAAAGGAATATCATTTTTTAAGCATGTCAACATGCCGGTTTCTAAGTCGCGTGAGTATAAAACAGCGTTATCTGTTTCTTGGTTAGCTAAGACAAGGTATTTTTCAGTCAAGTCTAAAGCAAAGTCGCGCGGAAAATGGCCTTCACTTGAGATCAGTTGAGTCAAGACAACTTTATCTGCTTGAGCCTCAAAAACAGCAAGCGAGTCGTGACCACGGTTGGAAATATAAATAAAACGGCCATCTTTTGAAAGTTTGATCGCAGCAGCACCGTTGTGTTTTGTCCAATCAGCTGGGATCGTAGCTACAGTTTCTCGTAACTTGAAGGTCCCGCTTGTTTGATCATAATCAAGGACTGCTAATTGACTGGAGAGTTCGCCGACAAGATAAGCTGTTTTTTTGTCAGGTGCAAAGGCAAGGTGTCTAGGGCCAAATCCAGCTTCAGTTTCAAAAATAGAGTGCTGTGTTAGTTTTCCGTCTTCAGAAACATCGTAAAGTGTGACTGTATCGCTTCCAAGATCAACAACTGCTAAGCGTCCATCAGGGGTTAGATCAGTATAATGAACATGCGCGCTTGTTTGTTCAGGGCGCGGGCCATTGCCTGTTTGCGTCACTTTATCGCATAAAGTCAAAGTTTGATCTGCGTTTAAACGATAGACTGCGACGGTCCCTAGGTGGTAATTAGCTGTATAAATGAGTTGTCTAGGTGCATCAAAAGCGACATAACAAGGATTAGGGCCATCTTCTAAAGCATCATCTAATAGCGTATAGGCTTCATCTTGTAATGCGTAAGCACTGATCCCACCTAAAGATCCCTCTTTGGCGATGGTGAGCAGAGTTTTAGCTGGTGTTGTAGTTAGATAAGTAGGGTTTTCGATCGAGACAACATGTTTTGGCTTTGAAAGTGTTTGGAGTTCAGTATCTAAAGTAGCTTGGTAGATCCCTTGACTACTCTTTTTAGTATAAGTACCAAATAAAATTTCTTCTTTCACAAGGCTACACCGCTATATCTAAAGTATCGATATAGTTTTTCCTTTCTTGACTAGATCTAAAAGCATCAAAAGAGAACGACACTTTAGCTATATTTTAACATTTTTATCGTTGATTAGCGATCCAGCGCATCTTTTACGTGTGAGCAACTTTTAGCAAAAATTTTAGAAGTAGTGAGTCGAGCTGATTTTTTTAATGGAATTGGGGTATAATGGAAAGGTGAGTAAGATCAGTTTGATCTTCAAATACAGTTTAAATGATAAGTGAGGTTTTATACGGATGATCAAAAGTGAAATTATGGCTATCGGTCCAGAAGCAGTCTCAGCAAAAGAACCAATGTTGATCTTATTTGATGAGACAGCGTCAGAGCGTTTACGCGAAGTATCTGTGATCCAACGTTTTGAAAATGATGCTACTAAAAATTACGATCTTCAAGTCGGTTCAAAGATCCAGATCGACGCAAAAGAGTATACAGTCAAATATTTAGGTGAACTCGTCGAAAGTAATTTGACTTCGATCGGCCATACGGTCTTTAATTTTAAGGAACTTCCAAGTAAAGATCATTTGCAAGAAAATGTGATCTATTTAGAGCCACATGTATTGCCTCAGATCAAGGTCGGTAGCCAGATCATTTATGGTCATTAAAAAACAAGCTTCCTAAAGCTAGATCTGATCTGAGACCCGTCAAGTGAACAACTAAATAATTAAAATTCTAGGCAGCCTGATTCCGGTATTCTTCTGGAGTCAGGCTGTTTAGTTTTATTTGGTAACGTTGGGTATTGTAGAACTTGATATAGTTTTCGATCATTTCTACAAGTTCTCCATATGTTTCACATTTTAGCCAATAATAACATTCTGTCTTGAAATGACTCCAAAAACTTTCCATTGGTGCGTTATCGATACATTTCCCCACTCGAGACATACTTCTTGTAACACCATGCCTTGAGGTCAACCGAAGATATTCCTTTGAAGTATATTGAAATCCACGATCACTGTGAAGAAGTAGATTAGCTTCATTTAAATGCGTGAATGCTTTTTCTAAAGTCTTCATGACAAGCCGATTATCATTTCTTTTACTAATTTCAAAACTTATGATAGATCCATCGTATAGATCTTTGATCGCACTTAAATAAGCTTTTTGTCCTAAGCCATATTCTAAATAAGTGACATCAGTCACCCACTTTTGATTAGGTCTAGTAGCGGAAAAATCACGACCTAAAGTATTTTCTTCGTAGTTTAAATGTTCTGAACGAGTACAACCTCGGCGTTTGCGACGAATTACTGAATATAAACCAAGGACTCTCATTAAGCGACGAATACGTTTGAAGTTATATTGTTTTTGATACTTTCGATTGATAAGAAGAGTCATTCTTCTAGAACCGTAAATTCCATTTAAAGCATGAAATTCTTTTTTTATGATCTCACTTAACCATTCATTTTCCAAAGTACATTGTGATTTTGGAGCAGTTAAATAACGATAATACCCTGAGCGCGATACATTTAAGATCGCACAAAGGATCCAGAGTTCAATTTGTGGAAACTCTTTAAGAACTTCCTGAATAGCTTTAAAACGCAGATTTTTAGGTATAAAGCTTATCTCCTCCTTTCGAGTTCGTCCAATTTTTTTAAAACGATATTTTCTGCTTCTAGATATTTATTACGTTCTTTCAAACGTAGGATCTCAAGCTTGAGACGCTCAGTTTCAGAAAGAGTCTTATAATCACGATCTTTAACTGTTTTACCACGATTATCGTATAATGCCTTTTCGCCATCTACTTCAAACTTTTTGACCCAATTATAGACTTGGGAATAAGAAACATTATATTTATCGATCGCTTTGTGATAATTCTTATTATTAGCAAGTGTATACTGAACTATTTCGAGCCGTTCCTTAAAAGTAGTTTTACGTCCATGTTTCATTCTATTACGACCTCCAATGGTAGCTTTAAAGCCTTTTCCATTAGTATACAAGTTGATCCATTTACGTAAAACCGAAACACTCGAAATATTGTATTTATCACAAATTTTCTTTGGTGAACGTCCATTTTCTAAATATTCTAGAACCGCAGTTGTTTTTAATTCAACTGAATATTCTTTCCAGGTTCTAGACTCTTTTAAGCCATCTAAACCGCCAGCTTTGTATTTTCTGATCCAATTATCAAATGTATTTTTAGAAATGGTATATTTCCGGCAGATAAAGTACTTACTATATTGTCCACTAAGATACTCGGAGACTGCCTGGTATCTTTCTTCAAGTGTATGTTTAGTAGTTCTTCTAGACATAAAAAATCCCCCTAGAGTGATCACAGAATCTTTATTATTTCCGTGTCCACTCTAGGGGAATCATATCAATCCAGCTTTAGGAAGCTATTTTTTTAATATTGGTCGCCGTTGAAGATCGAGTTTTTAACGATCACGTAATCAACTTTACGTAAAGCTTCAAGATCACGACCGCCAGCATAAGATACTGAAGATTGGAGATCTTCTTGCATCTCACGTAAAGTATCAGCGATATGCCCGCGATATGGGACAAGTAATTTTTTACCTTCAACGTTTTTATATTCACCTTTTTGGTACTGTGAAGCTGAACCAAAATAAGTTTTATATTTCTTACCGTCTTGTTCGATCACTTCGCCTGGTGTTTCAGCATGGCCTGCAAACATCGAACCGATCATGCACATCGAAGCGCCAAACCGAACTGATTTAGCGATATCACCATTAGTTCTGATCCCGCCATCAGCGACGATCGGTTTACTTGCTGCTTTGGCACATAGACGCAAAGCGGCCAATTGCCAGCCCCCAGTGCCAAAGCCTGTTTTGATCTTTGTGATACAGGCCTTTCCTGGACCGATCCCGACTTTAGTTGCATCGGCGCCAGCATTTTCAAGCTCGCGGACTCCTTCAGGGGTCCCAACATTACCAGCAATAACAAAAGCACCTGGAAGTTGTTTTTTGATGTGTTTGATCATTTCGATCACAGTGTCAGCATGACCATGAGCGATATCGATCGTGATATACTCAGGAGTCAATCTTTCTTTTGCCAGTTCATTGATCAGTTGATATTCTTGTGGCTTGACACCAACTGAGATCGAAGCAAATAGACCGCGGTCATGCATTTTTTTGACAAAAGGTAAACGCTCTTCTTCGTCAAAACGATGCATGATATAGAAGTAACCATTTTGAGCAAGCCAAATAGCTAGATTTTCATCGATCACGGTCTGCATATTTGCAGGTACGACTGGGATGTTAAAAGTCATCGGTCCAAATTTGATACGCGTATCGATCTCTTGCCGACTTTTAACGATACATTTATTTGGAACTAACTGAATATCTTCATAATCAAATACTGGCATGTTATTATACCCCTTATCTAAAACTGTGATTATTCGTAAAAAAATACTTTGCTCGTCTGAGCAAAGTTAAATATAACTTATTAGTCAAAGTAAGTCAAATAGAATTATTCGTTTTTGTTAGTAAAGTTCGGATTTTGCTCAAAAAATAAAGCTTTGAAAAAGTGAGCAGTTTTACAAGTATTTGAAATCACGCTACAATAAATCAGAAAGTGAGGGACGAAAATGGCGAAGAAAACAAAAGAGAAGAAGACAAATGAAGAGCGGATCCTTGATCAACACCAGATCGCATATACAGAAAATACTTTTGATTGGATCAAACAAGGAGCAGGTGCTTTAAACGAAGCTAAAGCGCAAGGGGTCGAACCTAAAAGCATTTTAAAGACGATCGTTTTGCAAGCTAATAAAGATCCTAAAGATTACGTCGTGATCTGTTTGCCACTTGAATATGAGATCGATCTCAAAGTTTCAGCTCGTGAACTTGGCAAAAAGCAATTGCATCTAGCTGATAACAAAAAATTGATCAATATCACCGGATATATCCATGGAGCTAATACACCGATCGGGATCAGTGCACGGAAAGGTTTTCCGATCTATTTTGACGAACGGATCAAAGGATTAGAAGAAGTTTCGGTCTCGGCTGGAAAGGTCGGTCGTTCGGTTCGGTTGAAACAAGTTGATCTTGTTAGACTGGTCAAAGGAAGTTATATCAAAGTAACAAAATAAGGATGGTTTTTATGAAAAAGATCGAACGTGGTGCTAATTATGTAGCTGAGAATTTAGAGCTGTTTAGCTGTCCAGTTTGTCAAAGTCGGTTTGAACATGTAGAGCTACATAGTGTTTTTTGTGAACAAAACCATCAATTTGATCTGTCGAAAAAAGGTACGCTATATTTATTGAAACATGGTGTCACAAGTGATTATGATGATGATCGTTTATGGCAAGCACGCCGAAAATGTCTGCAAGCCGGACTTTTTGATCCGATCATTTCAGAACTACAAGCTAAGATCCCCGCTAAAGGGCAAAAGATCCTAGATATCGGTTGTGGTGAAGGAACGCCTTTACAGCGACTCGAACATTTACGAACTGAACCAAATGATCGCTATCTTGGGTTTGACATTTCAAAACGCGCGATCAATTTGGCGACGCAACAAGAGACTAACGCTTTCTTTTGTATCGCAGATCTAGCAGCCTTACCGTTTGCGACTGAGGCTTTTGATCAGTTGATCGATATTTTTTCACCCTCAGCTTATCAAGAATTTTCACGTGTTTTGAAACCTGGGGGACAGCTTTTAAAAGTCATTCCTAATGCAGATTATTTAGGTGAATTACGCCGAGCTCTTTACCCTAAAGAAACAAAAAATCATGCTTATTCTAATGCCAGTGTGGTAGCGTTATTTGAAAAGCATTTTCCAAAAATGGAAAAGCAACGGATCAAATATCATTTTGCACTTGATCCTGAATTATTTTCAGCACTTTTACAAATGACGCCGTTACAATGGGGTGCTTCAAAAGAACGGCGAGCTCAAGTACTTTCTGAGCCACTAGATCAGATCACGGTTGATGTCACTTTGTTATGCGCCCAAAAATAATTTTGAAAAAGCATTGAAAATAGATCTTTTTAGTGCTATGATATTCAATAAGAAATCGGTTATGAGCAATTAACGGAACTGGCGTTAGTTGCTATGTGATTGTACTTCATTAACGTAACTGTTCGCCGTGCCCACACCGAACAGTTACGCTTTTTTTATGTAAATAAAATTTGAATGAAAGAAGAAAAAAGATGGCTAATCATATCGTATTATTTGAACCTTTGATGCCAGCCAACACAGGTAACATTGCCCGAACATGCGCTGGAACAAATACTGAATTGCATTTGATCGAACCATTAGGCTTTTCGACAGACGATAAATACTTGAAACGCGCTGGGCTTGATTATTGGGATAAAGTTAAAATCACCTATCATCCTAATTTACCAGCATTTTTAGCGACCTTACCTAAAGAGGCTAAGTTACATGTCGTTTCGAAGTTTGCTGACCATGCCTATACGGAAGTTGATTATGCTACGAATACAGATCATTACTTCCTTTTTGGAAAAGAGACGACGGGTCTGCCTGAGATGTTTATGCGTCAAAATAAAGAAAAATGTATTCGGATCCCTCAAAACGATGAGCATATCCGAGCTCTCAACTTATCGAATACAGCCGCGATCGTAGTGTATGAGGCTTTACGTCAACAAGGTTTCCCATGTCTTGAAAAAACACATACGTATGAAAATGACAAGTTAAAATAAAAGAGGTTTTAAGGCTATCATAGTCTTAAAACCTCTTTATAGTTTAAGGTGAGATCAGTTAGTCACATAGACTTCTTTAAAGTTATTGATCAGACCGGCAGTATTTTGGACCATATCGTGGACGTTTGGACGGAGTAATTCAGGATCGCTCTCTTGGATCAAAGGCACGACCGGTTGATCTTCGTTCAATAATTTGGCAGCTTTGACCATGTCGGCAAAACGTTTTTCAGTGTTGAGTGCGTCAGTCGTCTTTGCAGCCGTCACAAGGTCGTTATATTCAGCGTTGTCATAGTGCCCCATATTAGTGAAGTTTGTCCGTGTTTCAACGTCTAAGAAATTGATCGGATCAGCAAAGTCAGCTAGCCAACCAGTCAATTGGGCGTCGAAGTTACCTTTGGAAGCTTGTTCGATGATCACTTTACCAGGGATGTTTCTAGTTACGACTTTAACTTCTGGTAAAGTTTCTTCGATCTGACTTTGGATGAATTCTGTTTCTTTTTTAGCAACATCTCCATCGCGGCCGAGTAAAGTAAATTCAAAGTGATCTTCACCTAATTCGTTTAGCCCTTCTTTGAGTAATTTCTTAGCTAATTTTTTGTTTGTAGTTACACCGACTTTAGTAGCGGCTAGATCAGCAAAATCTTTGCCGTTATAACTTGCAAGGTCACGTGGGACAAAGTTTGTCAATGGTAGCGAGCCACCTCCAGCAACTGTTTGGGCAAATTGTTTTCGATCGATCGCATAAGCTAGAGCTTGCCGGATCTTTTTGTTTTTGAATTCTTTTTTCTCTAAGTTATACTCCATGTAGGTCGTTCGTGCTATGCGCAGTGCTTTATAACCAGGAGTGCCTTTTAATTGCTTAGCTTGTTCGGCTGTTAGTTTGGTGAAGTCGACTTTATTAGCTTGATATAAGCTATAGCTAGTTGTTAAGCTCTTGTCGACTTTGAAGTTGATCGTTTGCATCTTAACGTGCTTTTTATCCCAGTAATTGTTATTTTTAACGAATTTCCAGCTTAGATTTGAACCTGTCCAACCTTTAAGTAAGAATGGACCATTATAAACGATCTTATCTGCTGAAGAACCATACTGTTTACCATATTTTTCGACTACTTTTTGATTTTGTGGGAAAAAGCGCGCATCACCCATCAAAAGTTTAAAATACGGGGTCTGTTGTTCAAGTTCAACGACTAGTTCATGATCGCCGTTAGCTTTGACGCCTAAAGTTTCAGGTGCCATCTTCCCTGCGATGATCGCATCGGCGTTTTTGATCCCGCTATATAAGTAAGAACCAGGAGCAGAATTTTTAGGATCGACGGTCCGGCGCCAAGCATAGACGAAATCATGGGCAGTAACTGGATCACCATTTGACCATTTGGAGTCGCGCAAAGTCAGCGTGTAAGTCAAGCCGTCTTTTGAAACTTTAGTTTTAGTAGCGAGGCCTGGTTCGGCGTGATTATTTTTGATCCGAAAGAGGCCTTCCATGACGTTATTGATCATTTCCGCACTTGTCATCTCAGGTACAGTTGTCGAATCAAGTGTGGCGATCTCGCTTTGAAGTGACCAGTTCAAAACTTGTTTTTCTGCTGGTTTGTTTGATGCTTGTGAAGATCTATCATGACCACAAGCGCTTAAGGTCAGAGTTGCAACGAGCAGTGTTCCGCTAGTTGCAAGTAATTTTTTTAAATGCATAGTTATATCCCCCTTGTAAAATTATAAGTGACCCCATAAATTAAAAATATTTTTTAATTTATGTTATTATATTTTATAAAAATTATAATTTCAAGGTAATTATTTTATTTTTCTCAAAAATGTTTTACACTATAATATTTGATATAAAAGTATTTATCTTAATTTATTATTTATGATAAAACTAAGAAAATGATTATTTTTGTTTAAAATAGTATCGATGGGGATATGATATAATTAATTTTTAAGCAATAATTTCACAGAAAAAGAAGGGGTAGTGTTGACAAAGAAAAAAACAAAGAGAACGCCACAGACTAAAAAACGCTCTTCAAAAAAAAGAAAGCAATTTAAAATGACCTGGCGGATGACAGGGTTATTGGTTGGGCTAGGCGCGATCCTAAGTCTTTTTGATCTAGGTTTTTTAGGCGGACTTTTTTCAAATTTGCTCCGTTTAGTTGTGGGAAATACTTATCAATTTGGAGCCCTTCTTTTAGGGGCTTTAGGCTGTTATTGGTTGCTTTTTGACCGGCAGCCTAAACTTCGTGCGAGTTATTTAGTGGGTGGAGCTTTGCTTTATTTAGGGGTCTTACTTTGGATCAGTGCTGCATCATTTCAAAAGTTAGCGATCCATACTGGTTTTAGTGGGGCTTTTTTTGAAAGAGCAGGGCATGACCTAGTAGCTGGAACATTGAATGAAGACTTAGCTGGCGGGATCATTGGGGTCGTAAGCTATAGTTTGACATATTTTTTGACAGGACAGATCGGGTCGTATTTGATAGCTTTTATATTATGTGGACTAGGATTGTTATTTATTTGTCAAATATCATTTGGAACGATCGTTGAAAATCTAGGGCAACTTTTAAAGACTATAGGGACTAAACTCAAAAGCGTCGCTCAAAGAGCATATGCTGAGCTAGTTCAAACTAAAACTAAAAAAGAACCAGTTGCTCCTCTAGTCAAAGAGCCAACAGTTGGTGCAAAAGAACAGTCAAATATCGCTGATCCAGTGACACCTGAGATCCCCGAGATCCCGATCTCTGCTAAAATGCCAGTCACGCCGTCTGCTTCACCTGCGCCGAAAAAGAAGCGAAAAGTTGGCGATCTTAACTATGAACTTCCAAGTTTAGAACTTTTACGAGAAGCACCGTTGCCAGATCAGAGTGGTGAAAAGCAAAAGATCGCCGAAAATCAAGTCGTGTTGACTGAGACTTTAAAGAGCTTTGGTGTCCAAGCTGAACTGAAAAATATCATTTTAGGTCCAGCAGTGACAAAATATGAATTACATCCAGCGATCGGTGTCAAAGTTTCAAAGTTTGTCAGTTTGGCTGATGACCTAGCGTTAGCGCTAGCAGCAAAAGATATTCGGATCGAAGCGCCGATCCCTGGAAAAGCTTTAGTTGGGATCGAAGTGCCGAATCAAACAGTGGCGATGGTCTCATTTAAAGAGTTGATGCAAGAATTCAGTCAAGGAGAACATGAACCTTTAGAAGTACCACTAGGACGAGATATCTCAAATGGTTTGATCACAGCCGACCTAGCTAAAATGCCACATCTTTTGATCGCTGGTTCAACAGGAAGTGGGAAATCTGTAGCGATCAATGTGATCTTAACTAGTTTATTGCTGAATTGTGCTCCGACAGATGTCAAACTGGTTTTGATCGATCCTAAAAAAGTCGAACTTG
This window of the Ligilactobacillus faecis genome carries:
- a CDS encoding DNA translocase FtsK, with the translated sequence MLTKKKTKRTPQTKKRSSKKRKQFKMTWRMTGLLVGLGAILSLFDLGFLGGLFSNLLRLVVGNTYQFGALLLGALGCYWLLFDRQPKLRASYLVGGALLYLGVLLWISAASFQKLAIHTGFSGAFFERAGHDLVAGTLNEDLAGGIIGVVSYSLTYFLTGQIGSYLIAFILCGLGLLFICQISFGTIVENLGQLLKTIGTKLKSVAQRAYAELVQTKTKKEPVAPLVKEPTVGAKEQSNIADPVTPEIPEIPISAKMPVTPSASPAPKKKRKVGDLNYELPSLELLREAPLPDQSGEKQKIAENQVVLTETLKSFGVQAELKNIILGPAVTKYELHPAIGVKVSKFVSLADDLALALAAKDIRIEAPIPGKALVGIEVPNQTVAMVSFKELMQEFSQGEHEPLEVPLGRDISNGLITADLAKMPHLLIAGSTGSGKSVAINVILTSLLLNCAPTDVKLVLIDPKKVELGMYHDLPHLMTPVVTEPRKAAVTLDKVVQKMQQRYEEFAQTGQRNITGYNKLATTDPSKYEKMPYIVVIVDELADLMMTTGNEVEASITRIAQMGRAAGIHLILATQRPSVDVITGIIKANVPSRMAFAVSSGTDSRTIIDQVGAEKLLGRGDMLYLPMGQNKPARVQGAYVYDEDVQNVVDFIKQQANVVYDEEMEVSESELNVDEASDQDALFDEVVAFITHEQKCSISLLQRNFKIGYNRAARLVDELENRGMIGPQIGSKPRQVYIRPPKEEM
- a CDS encoding peptide ABC transporter substrate-binding protein, with amino-acid sequence MHLKKLLATSGTLLVATLTLSACGHDRSSQASNKPAEKQVLNWSLQSEIATLDSTTVPEMTSAEMINNVMEGLFRIKNNHAEPGLATKTKVSKDGLTYTLTLRDSKWSNGDPVTAHDFVYAWRRTVDPKNSAPGSYLYSGIKNADAIIAGKMAPETLGVKANGDHELVVELEQQTPYFKLLMGDARFFPQNQKVVEKYGKQYGSSADKIVYNGPFLLKGWTGSNLSWKFVKNNNYWDKKHVKMQTINFKVDKSLTTSYSLYQANKVDFTKLTAEQAKQLKGTPGYKALRIARTTYMEYNLEKKEFKNKKIRQALAYAIDRKQFAQTVAGGGSLPLTNFVPRDLASYNGKDFADLAATKVGVTTNKKLAKKLLKEGLNELGEDHFEFTLLGRDGDVAKKETEFIQSQIEETLPEVKVVTRNIPGKVIIEQASKGNFDAQLTGWLADFADPINFLDVETRTNFTNMGHYDNAEYNDLVTAAKTTDALNTEKRFADMVKAAKLLNEDQPVVPLIQESDPELLRPNVHDMVQNTAGLINNFKEVYVTN
- the trmL gene encoding tRNA (uridine(34)/cytosine(34)/5-carboxymethylaminomethyluridine(34)-2'-O)-methyltransferase TrmL → MANHIVLFEPLMPANTGNIARTCAGTNTELHLIEPLGFSTDDKYLKRAGLDYWDKVKITYHPNLPAFLATLPKEAKLHVVSKFADHAYTEVDYATNTDHYFLFGKETTGLPEMFMRQNKEKCIRIPQNDEHIRALNLSNTAAIVVYEALRQQGFPCLEKTHTYENDKLK